The Zonotrichia leucophrys gambelii isolate GWCS_2022_RI unplaced genomic scaffold, RI_Zleu_2.0 Scaffold_340_55594, whole genome shotgun sequence genome includes the window ggaaaaaTTATGggaaacaaaggggaaaaaatgagaaaaatcctgggaaaattcctgggaaaaaaatgggaaaaatcctgggaaaaaaacggcaaaaaatgggaaaaatcctggaaaaaacgGGCAAACCAAGGGAAAGCAAGAGGCGCCCGGTGAAGGTTTATCCCAACGGGGCcaacgaggaggaggaggaggaggaggagaattcCCGGGTGTGGAGTTGCGGAGGGATGAACcccccgaggaggaggaggaggatgaggaggatgaggaggaggaagaggagccgGGGTTGCCGTGGGGGTCCCGGCAGCAGAAGCGCTATGGGGGGTTCATGGGCTCCGAGGgggcgcggccgccgctgcTGACGCTCTTCAGGAACGCCATCGGCAGGGGCCTGCCCAAGGGCGGGCACTGAGACAAGGGAAAAGTCCAGggaaaaacactgggaaaaatccctggaaaaatcGGGGAAAtattatgggaaaaaatgggaaaaatcctgggaaaaaacagaaataaaatgggaaaaaaatggcaaaaaggcttggaaaaatgagaataaaatgggaaaaatcctggaaaaatgggaaaaattccGGGGAAAATCCGGGAAAATTATGGGAAAAGACCAGGAAAAATcgggggaaaatcctgggaaaaaattatggggaaaaatcGGGGAATAatcatgggaaaaaatgggaaaaatcctgggtaaAAAcgggaataaaatgggaaaaatcctggagaaaatgggaaaaaaatggcaaaaaggctgggaaaaaatggggaaaagacggggaaaaaatgggaatgaaaatgggaatgaaaatgggaataaagtgggaataaaatgggaaaaatcctggaaaaaatggggaaaaatcccgGGAAAAATCGGGGgaaaattatgggaaaaaacaggaaaaatatgggaaaaaatcctgggaaaaatctgggggaaaatgggaaaaatcccgGGGAAAATCGGGGGAAATTAtggtaaaaaatgggaaaaatcctaGGAAAAAtccgggggaaaaaaagggaaaaatcaggggaaaaaatggaaaaaatcctaggaaaaaatctgggaaaaaaataggaaaaattctgggaaaaaatgaggaaaaaacagggaaaaaacgggaaagaaaatgggaaaaatcctgggagaaaataggaaaaatcctgggaaaaaatggggaaaatcctaggaaaaaaatggggaaaaaatgcgtaaaaatggtaaaaatcctgggaaaaaatgggaaaaatcctgggaaaaatctgggaaaaaaatgggaaaaatcctgggaaaaaatgggaaaaatcctgggaacaAACGGGCAAACCAAGGGAAAGCAAGAGGCGCCCGGTGAAGGTTTATCCCAACGGGGCcaacgaggaggaggaggaggaggaggagaattcCCGGGTGTGGGAGTTGCGGAGGGATGAACcccccgaggaggaggaggaggatgaggaggatgaggaggaggaagaggagccgGGGTTGCCGTGGGGGTCCCGGCAGCAGAAGCGCTATGGGGGGTTCATGGGCTCCGAGGgggcgcggccgccgctgcTGACGCTCTTCAGGAACGCCATCGGCAGGGGCCTGCCCAAGGGCGGGCAGTGAcggggaaaatgagaaaaaatcacgggaaaaatgggaaaaaatcccggGAAAAATCGGGGAAatataatgggaaaaaatgggaataaaatgggaaaaatcctggaaaaaaatggcaaaaaaatggcaaaatatggcaaaaaaatggcaaaaaaatgacaaaaagcatgggaaaaatggggaaaaaaaatgggaaatatcctgggaaaaaattggggggaaaaaagggaaaaattcggggaaaaatcctgggaaaaaacggggaaaaattatgggaaataaaggggaaaaaaaagagaaaaatctggggaaaaaaatgggaaaatcctggggaaaaatgggaaaaaacctgggaaaattccagggaaaaaaatgggaaaaaatcctgggaaaaaatgggaaaaatcctagggaaaaaaaaaagggaaaaaaatgggcaaaaatggtaaaaatccttgggaaaaaaagggaaaaatcctgaggaaaatctgggaaaaaaatgggtaaaaatggtaaaaagccttgggaaaaaaagggaaaaatcctggaaaaaaaagggaaaaatcctgggaaaaaaatgggaaaaaaaagggaaaaatcctgggaacaAACGGGCAAACCAAGGGAATGCAAGAGGCGCCCGGTGAAGGTTTATCCCAACGGGGCcaacgaggaggaggaggaggaggaggagaattcCCGGGTGTGGGAGTTGCGGAGGGATGAACcccccgaggaggaggaggaggatgaggaggatgaggaggaggaagaggagccgGGGTTGCCGTGGGGGTCCCGGCAGCAGAAGCGCTATGGGGGGTTCATGGGCTCCGAGGgggcgcggccgccgctgcTGACGCTCTTCAGGAACGCCATCGGCAGGGGCCTGCCCAAGGGCGGGCAGTGacggggaaaatggggaaaattggggggaaaatgggaaaaaatcccgggaaaaatctgggggaaattcgggaaaaatcggggaaaaaatggaataaaatgtgaaaaatcctggaaaaaacgggaaaaaaatggacaaaggcttggaaaaaatggggaaaagccggggaaaaaacgggggaaaaagggaaaaatcctggggaaatcctgggggaaaaaatggaaaaaaagggaaaattcaggggaaaattccaaaaaaatcgggaaaaggaaaatgggaaaaaatgggaaacggaaaaatggggaaaaaatggaaatcgggaaaaaaatgggaaaaaaatgggtaaaatccttgggaaaaaaagagaaaaatcctgggaaaaaaatgggaaaaaaagggaaaaatcctggaaaaaacgGGCAAACCAAGGGAAAGCAAGAGGCGCCCGGTGAAGGTTTATCCAACGGGGCcaacgaggaggaggaggaggaggaggagaattcCGGGTGTGGGAGTTGCGGAGGGATGAAcccccgaggaggaggaggaggaggaggaggaggatgaggaggaggaagaggagccgGGGTTGCCGTGGGGGTCCCGGCAGCAGAAGCGCTATGGGGGTTCATGGGCTCCGAGgggcgcggccgccgctgcTGACGCTCTTCAGGAACGCCATCGGCAGGGGCCTGCCCAAGGGCGGGCAGTGacggggaaaatggggaaaaatcccgggaaaatgggaaaaaatgccGGGAAAAATCGGGGAAATATTATGGGAAAAAActggaataaaatgggaaaaatcctggaaaaaaaaggcaaaaaaatggcaaaatatggcaaaaaaatggcaaaaaaatgacaaaaagcctgtgaaaaatggggaaaaaaatgggaaatatcctgggaaaaaattggggaaaaaacggggaaaaattatgggaaataaagggaaaaaaaaagaaaaaaatctggggaaaaacatggggaaaatcctgggaaaaaacctgggaaagttccggggaaaaaatgggaaaaaatcctgggaaaaaatgggaaaaatcctgggaaaattcCGGGaaaattccggggaaaaaaagggaaaaatcctgggaaaaatcctgggaaaaatcctggggaaaaaacggggaaaaatcctgggaaaaatctgggaaaaaatgggaaaaatcctgggaacaAACGGGCAAACCAAGGGAAAGCAAGAGGCGCCCGGTGAAGGTTTATCCCAACGGGGCcaacgaggaggaggaggaggaggaggagaattcCGGGTTTGGGAGTTGCGGAGGGATGAAcccccgaggaggaggaggaggatgaggaggatgaggaggaggaagaggagccgGGGTTGCCGTGGGGGTCCCGGCAGCAGAAGCGCTATGGGGGGTTCATGGGCTCCGAGGgggcgcggccgccgctgcTGACGCTCTTCAGGAACGCCATCGGCAGGGGCCTGCCAAGGGCGGCAGTGAGACAAGGGAAAagtccagggaaaaatgggaaaaaatccggGAAAATCGGGGAAAtattatgggaaaaaatgggaaaaattgggaaaaaagaaataaaatgggaaaaaaatggcaaaaagtgggaaaaatggaataaaatggaaaaatccggaaaaaatgggaaaaaattccgGGGAAAATCcgggaaaatatgggaaaaaaccaggaaaaatacgggaaaatcgggaaaaaatgggaaaaatgggaaatccGGAGAAATccggggaaaaaatgggaaaaatctgaaaatggggaaaaacggagaaaaaa containing:
- the LOC135441557 gene encoding pro-opiomelanocortin-like, yielding MGKILGKIWEKNGKNPGKKWEKSWEQTGKPRESKRRPVKVYPNGANEEEEEEEENSRVWELRRDEPPEEEEEDEEDEEEEEEPGLPWGSRQQKRYGGFMGSEGARPPLLTLFRNAIGRGLPKGGQ
- the LOC135441554 gene encoding pro-opiomelanocortin-like, which gives rise to MGKKREKSWEQTGKPRECKRRPVKVYPNGANEEEEEEEENSRVWELRRDEPPEEEEEDEEDEEEEEEPGLPWGSRQQKRYGGFMGSEGARPPLLTLFRNAIGRGLPKGGQ